DNA sequence from the Methylacidiphilum kamchatkense Kam1 genome:
CTCTCTATAATTATCGTATGTGACCCAATCGATTTTTGCCGAAAGAAACTTTTTACGAGCCCACTGGCTACTGGAAAACACTGAATAATATCTCCAAAGGAACTTAATTTGATGATTAAAATTTTCATTTCTTTGGTCCTAAGAAGATCGCTCAATACCTAAATCAAATTTCAAATACCCCACCGGAGTCTTTCGGCCAATTGGATGGGTAGTTTTGCATTTTTAATTTTTAACGCAGACTTTTCAATATCATAGGCAACTCTGTAGAGGGATGCCTCATAATTTTCCGTTTCATAAACGACAAAAGCGGCCCTTGGATCCCCATCTCTTGGTTGTCCAACACTTCCAACGTTAAGTAGAAATCGGAAATTTTCTTTGAGAAATAGCCTTTTGAATCGAAACTGAAAAACAGAATGATCATTTTGTACAAAGAGAGCCACAATATGGGTATGTCCCAAAAATCCTATACGGAATGGAGCCGCTCGAAAATTTTCTTCTGCTTCTTCATTGGACAAAACATATTGCCAGCTGGTAGGAGAAAGAAAATTAGAATGGACGGCCATAAGCTCTTCATTTTGCCAGAGCAAGGGCAGAGAAGCTAAAAATTGCTTTTCTTCTTTAGACAAAATCGACCGGGTAAAATGTATGGCTTCCAGAGCGATAGGATT
Encoded proteins:
- a CDS encoding metallophosphoesterase family protein; this translates as MKIAFLSDIHGNLEALESVLEEIAKIKVDKMICLGDVVGYGAEPSRCLQKIREQAEIILMGNHDYYCSLPQIPEGIANQLNPIALEAIHFTRSILSKEEKQFLASLPLLWQNEELMAVHSNFLSPTSWQYVLSNEEAEENFRAAPFRIGFLGHTHIVALFVQNDHSVFQFRFKRLFLKENFRFLLNVGSVGQPRDGDPRAAFVVYETENYEASLYRVAYDIEKSALKIKNAKLPIQLAERLRWGI